One window from the genome of Malus domestica chromosome 01, GDT2T_hap1 encodes:
- the LOC103438236 gene encoding transcription factor bHLH61-like isoform X1, whose protein sequence is MVSREHKRAALYEKLQLLRSITNSHALNKTSIIVDASKYIEELKQKVERLNQDIANAQTTSSSSDQNPLPGQVTVETLEKGFLINVFSEKSCPGLLVSVLEAFEDLGLNVLEARVSCEDSFRLQAVGGENEEEGESIDAHAVKQAVAVAIKNWSENTENS, encoded by the exons ATGGTTTCTAGGGAGCACAAGAGGGCAGCACTCTATGAGAAGCTGCAACTTCTTCGTTCTATTACCAACTCTCATGCT CTAAACAAAACCTCAATCATAGTAGATGCCTCCAAGTACATTGAAGAGCTAAAACAAAAGGTGGAAAGACTGAATCAAGATATTGCAAATGCACAAACTACTTCTTCATCAAGTGACCAAAATCCGTTGCCTGGG CAGGTTACAGtggaaaccctagaaaaagGATTTCTGATAAATGTGTTTTCTGAGAAGAGTTGCCCAGGTTTGCTTGTGTCTGTACTGGAAGCTTTCGAAGACTTGGGTCTCAATGTCCTTGAAGCTAGGGTTTCCTGTGAAGACAGTTTCAGGTTACAGGCAGTTGGAGGAGAA AATGAAGAGGAAGGTGAGAGCATTGACGCGCATGCAGTAAAGCAAGCAGTGGCAGTGGCTATAAAAAACTGGAGCGAAAATACCGAAAATTCGTAA
- the LOC103438236 gene encoding transcription factor bHLH61-like isoform X2, whose protein sequence is MVSREHKRAALYEKLQLLRSITNSHALNKTSIIVDASKYIEELKQKVERLNQDIANAQTTSSSSDQNPLPGVTVETLEKGFLINVFSEKSCPGLLVSVLEAFEDLGLNVLEARVSCEDSFRLQAVGGENEEEGESIDAHAVKQAVAVAIKNWSENTENS, encoded by the exons ATGGTTTCTAGGGAGCACAAGAGGGCAGCACTCTATGAGAAGCTGCAACTTCTTCGTTCTATTACCAACTCTCATGCT CTAAACAAAACCTCAATCATAGTAGATGCCTCCAAGTACATTGAAGAGCTAAAACAAAAGGTGGAAAGACTGAATCAAGATATTGCAAATGCACAAACTACTTCTTCATCAAGTGACCAAAATCCGTTGCCTGGG GTTACAGtggaaaccctagaaaaagGATTTCTGATAAATGTGTTTTCTGAGAAGAGTTGCCCAGGTTTGCTTGTGTCTGTACTGGAAGCTTTCGAAGACTTGGGTCTCAATGTCCTTGAAGCTAGGGTTTCCTGTGAAGACAGTTTCAGGTTACAGGCAGTTGGAGGAGAA AATGAAGAGGAAGGTGAGAGCATTGACGCGCATGCAGTAAAGCAAGCAGTGGCAGTGGCTATAAAAAACTGGAGCGAAAATACCGAAAATTCGTAA